In a single window of the Corvus hawaiiensis isolate bCorHaw1 chromosome 34 unlocalized genomic scaffold, bCorHaw1.pri.cur SUPER_34e, whole genome shotgun sequence genome:
- the LOC125320772 gene encoding uncharacterized protein LOC125320772 isoform X2 translates to MEQEGKGLERERKDRDGRDRQKELEEGGSRTGGNWGEERRREEMVKRDRKCGAEGGKRGTKKMTRGQEGTKQRPPSSSPVSPMFPPMYPYVPTVSLQAAVMDMDPLSEGLYGRDPLRPPCVSVSPRPRDKVLPGVLKGHSVPVSCPVPPSGPPGGNPRLEVVLRQIHSLKKVRQAMAQELLKAQDRSEGLRQNLEQQSLWRAQLQGKDVEAKGQRHRRLCLEQQQDLEGTEQQWEQLRHLRRGHRWEYCQQLEAITEELKHMWDMHTPAHLEAELMHLEKMREKWLSWERCLTEAEEHLGAEVPVVMGLVRQEQEGAEQRLEVELSRRQLSLQSRDRLAEELQELQRPLEAPPE, encoded by the exons ATGGAGCAAGAGGGGAAAGGactggagagggaaaggaaggacaGAGATGGAAGGGACAGGCAGAAGGAACTggaggaaggaggcagcagaactggggggaactggggagaagaaaggaggagggaggaaatggTGAAACGTGACAGAAAATGTGGGGCTGagggtgggaaaaggggaacGAAGAAGATGacaaggggacaggaggggacaaaGCAGCGCCCACCATCATCATCCCCCGTGTCGCCCATGTTCCCTCCCATGTACCCCTATGTCCCCACCGTGTCCCTCCAGGCTGCAGTGATGGACATGGACCCACTCAGCGAGGGGCTCTACGGGCGAGACCCCCTGAGACCACCGTGTGTGTCCGTGTCCCCCCGTCCCAGGGAcaaggtgctcccaggtgtccTTAAGGGAcacagtgtccctgtgtcctgcccAGTTCCCCCCTCAGGTCCCCCTGGGGGGAACCCACGGTTGGAGGTGGTGCTGAGGCAGATCCACAGCCTGAAGAAAG TCCGTCAGGCCATGgcgcaggagctgctgaaggcaCAAGACCGCAGTGAGGGGTTGCGCCAGAACCTGGAGCAGC aGTCACTGTGGAGAGCgcagctgcaggggaaggaTGTGGAGGCCAAAGGTCAGAG GcacaggaggctctgcctggagcagcagcaggacctggaagggacagagcagcagtgggagcagctccGACACCTGCGCCGGGGAcacag GTGGGAGTACTGCCAGCAGCTCGAGGCCATCACGGAGGAGCTCAAGCACATGTGGGACATGCAC ACCCCAGCCCACCTGGAGGCTGAACTGATGCACCTGGAGAAGATGCGGGAGAAGTGGCTGAGCTGGG AGCGCTGCCTGACGGAGGCCGAGGAGCACCTGGGAGCAGAGGTCCCCGTGGTCAT GGGATTGGTgcggcaggagcaggagggggcgGAGCAACGTCTGGAGGTGGAGCTGAGCCGGCGGCAGCTGAGCCTGCAGAGCCGAGACAG GttggcagaggagctgcaggagctgcagcgcCCCCTGGAGGCTCCGCCAGAGTGA
- the LOC125320767 gene encoding methyl-CpG-binding domain protein 1-like codes for MGTPPRRMAEGWSECPALGPGWQRREAFRKSGATSGRSDTYYRSPTGQKFRSKIELRRFLGPGHDLSNFDFKSGLRRPGPSRPRKSPKWRLPAGPLPEPPKIVKKEEVEVEVGGAETDKAPPLPQEAPPASVQGPARIGSGPARIGSGPARIGSGPARIGSGPAPPCAGPAPSGRGPRPLLSRHCFCWLRPRPPQSRPRPLPLRPRPRRSPPSAGPGSGRPPEPPQDGVVAPETRLQPGAAILQAGWAVARARPVASPRTAASAAPAPRNPPGGPSGPGPTPKCLLRRCLRIVKKGLGCGSCAGCLSTEDCGSCCICLRRLQPGLKRQWRCLRRRCLRPKKARAAKKTQSPRPLTEKWKPPVEREPSDASSTRQRKPLTKGKEKKKPGRPPKPPGPRGGAGVSDSPWLRPLPLSPAPSTPGPAPPGAAIRGGGGGGGKP; via the exons ATGGGCAcg CCCCCCCGCAGGATGGCGGAGGGCTGGTCCGAGTGCCCGGCGCTGGGCCCGGGCTGGCAGCGCCGCGAAGCTTTTCGGAAATCCGGGGCCACCAGCGGCCGCAGCGACACCTACTACAGGAG CCCCACAGGGCAGAAGTTCCGCAGCAAGATCGAGCTGCGGCGGTTCCTGGGCCCCGGGCACGACCTGAGCAACTTCGACTTCAAATCGGGGCTGCGGCGGCCCGGCCCCAGCCGG cCCAGGAAGAGCCCCAAATGGCGCCTGCCCGCCGGGCCCCTCCCGGAGCCCCCCAAAATCGTCAagaaggaggaggtggaggtggaggtgggcggggctgagACCGACaaggccccgcccctgccacaGGAGGCCCCGCCCGCATCGGTTCAGGGCCCCGCCCGCATCGGTTCAGGCCCCGCCCGCATCGGTTCAGGCCCCGCCCGCATCGGTTCAGGCCCCGCCCGCATCGGTTCAGGCCCCGCCCCTCCCTGcgcaggccccgccccctccggtCGTGGGCCCCGCCCCCTCCTGTCCAGgcactgcttctgctggctCAGGCCACGCCCCCCTCAGTCgaggccacgccccctcccGTTGAGGCCACGCCCCCGCCGGAGCCCCCCCTCCGCAGGACCCGGAAGCGGCcgccccccggagcccccccaGGACGGGGTGGTGGC CCCAGAGACGAGACTTCAACCGGGAGCAGCGATTCTACAAG cGGGGTGGGCTGTGGCTCGTGCCAGGCCTGTCGCATCCCCGAGGACTGCGGCATCTGCAGCGCCTGCGCCCCGCAACCCCCCCGGGGGCCCCTCCGGGCCCGGCCCGACCCCCAAGTGCCTCCTGCGCCGCTGCCTGCGCATCGTCAAGAAG ggCCTGGGCTGCGGCTCCTGCGCCGGCTGCCTGAGCACCGAGGACtgcggcagctgctgcatcTGCCTGCGCCGGCTGCAGCCGGGCCTCAAGCGCCAGTGGCGCTGCCTGAGGCGCCGCTGCCTGCGCCCCAAG aaAGCCAGGGCGGCCAAGAAGACCCAGAGTCCGCGGCCCCTGACAGAG aAGTGGAAGCCCCCCGTGGAGAGGGAGCCCAGTGACGCCTCCAGCACCCGGCAGAGA aaGCCGCTGAccaaggggaaggagaagaagaagccGGGGCGACCCCCGAAGCCCCCCGGGCCCCGCGGTGGGGCTGGGGTGAGTGACAGCCCCTGGCTCCGCCCCCtgccccttagccccgccccctctacccctggccccgcccctcccggggCAGCTAttaggggcggggggggggggggggggaagccgTAA
- the LOC125320768 gene encoding CXXC-type zinc finger protein 1-like — translation MDSEFSDAEAAPGGEENAPVYCVCRKPDINCFMIGCDNCNEWFHGDCINITERMAKAIREWYCRQCREKDPSLEIRVPAQEVAGEGARGGQGAGAGAGPGGQVFHSLNPGTGAYDSF, via the exons atg GACAGCGAGTTCTCGGACGCGGaggcggccccgggcggggagGAGAATGCGCCGGTTTATTGCGTGTGCCGCAAGCCCGACATCAACTGCTTCATGAT CGGCTGCGACAACTGCAACGAGTGGTTCCATGGGGACTGCATCAACATCACCGAGCGCATGGCCAAGGCCATCCGCGAGTGGTACTGCCGGCAGTGCCGCG AGAAGGACCCGTCCCTGGAGATCCGGGTACCGGCACAAGAAGTGGCGGGAGAAGGAGCACGAGGGGGCcaaggggcaggagctggagcagggccgGGCGGCCAAG TATTCCACAGCCTGAACCCCGGCACTGGGGCCTATGACAGCTTTTAA
- the LOC125320772 gene encoding uncharacterized protein LOC125320772 isoform X1 — protein sequence MEQEGKGLERERKDRDGRDRQKELEEGGSRTGGNWGEERRREEMVKRDRKCGAEGGKRGTKKMTRGQEGTKQRPPSSSPVSPMFPPMYPYVPTVSLQAAVMDMDPLSEGLYGRDPLRPPCVSVSPRPRDKVLPGVLKGHSVPVSCPVPPSGPPGGNPRLEVVLRQIHSLKKVRQAMAQELLKAQDRSEGLRQNLEQLEQHEEALEGLWKQAQESLWRAQLQGKDVEAKGQRHRRLCLEQQQDLEGTEQQWEQLRHLRRGHRWEYCQQLEAITEELKHMWDMHTPAHLEAELMHLEKMREKWLSWERCLTEAEEHLGAEVPVVMGLVRQEQEGAEQRLEVELSRRQLSLQSRDRLAEELQELQRPLEAPPE from the exons ATGGAGCAAGAGGGGAAAGGactggagagggaaaggaaggacaGAGATGGAAGGGACAGGCAGAAGGAACTggaggaaggaggcagcagaactggggggaactggggagaagaaaggaggagggaggaaatggTGAAACGTGACAGAAAATGTGGGGCTGagggtgggaaaaggggaacGAAGAAGATGacaaggggacaggaggggacaaaGCAGCGCCCACCATCATCATCCCCCGTGTCGCCCATGTTCCCTCCCATGTACCCCTATGTCCCCACCGTGTCCCTCCAGGCTGCAGTGATGGACATGGACCCACTCAGCGAGGGGCTCTACGGGCGAGACCCCCTGAGACCACCGTGTGTGTCCGTGTCCCCCCGTCCCAGGGAcaaggtgctcccaggtgtccTTAAGGGAcacagtgtccctgtgtcctgcccAGTTCCCCCCTCAGGTCCCCCTGGGGGGAACCCACGGTTGGAGGTGGTGCTGAGGCAGATCCACAGCCTGAAGAAAG TCCGTCAGGCCATGgcgcaggagctgctgaaggcaCAAGACCGCAGTGAGGGGTTGCGCCAGAACCTGGAGCAGC tGGAGCAGCACGAAGAGGCGCTGGAGGGGCTCTGGAAGCAGGCCCAGG aGTCACTGTGGAGAGCgcagctgcaggggaaggaTGTGGAGGCCAAAGGTCAGAG GcacaggaggctctgcctggagcagcagcaggacctggaagggacagagcagcagtgggagcagctccGACACCTGCGCCGGGGAcacag GTGGGAGTACTGCCAGCAGCTCGAGGCCATCACGGAGGAGCTCAAGCACATGTGGGACATGCAC ACCCCAGCCCACCTGGAGGCTGAACTGATGCACCTGGAGAAGATGCGGGAGAAGTGGCTGAGCTGGG AGCGCTGCCTGACGGAGGCCGAGGAGCACCTGGGAGCAGAGGTCCCCGTGGTCAT GGGATTGGTgcggcaggagcaggagggggcgGAGCAACGTCTGGAGGTGGAGCTGAGCCGGCGGCAGCTGAGCCTGCAGAGCCGAGACAG GttggcagaggagctgcaggagctgcagcgcCCCCTGGAGGCTCCGCCAGAGTGA
- the LOC125320772 gene encoding involucrin-like isoform X3 produces MEQEGKGLERERKDRDGRDRQKELEEGGSRTGGNWGEERRREEMVKRDRKCGAEGGKRGTKKMTRGQEGTKQRPPSSSPVSPMFPPMYPYVPTVSLQAAVMDMDPLSEGLYGRDPLRPPCVSVSPRPRDKVLPGVLKGHSVPVSCPVPPSGPPGGNPRLEVVLRQIHSLKKVEQHEEALEGLWKQAQESLWRAQLQGKDVEAKGQRHRRLCLEQQQDLEGTEQQWEQLRHLRRGHRWEYCQQLEAITEELKHMWDMHTPAHLEAELMHLEKMREKWLSWERCLTEAEEHLGAEVPVVMGLVRQEQEGAEQRLEVELSRRQLSLQSRDRLAEELQELQRPLEAPPE; encoded by the exons ATGGAGCAAGAGGGGAAAGGactggagagggaaaggaaggacaGAGATGGAAGGGACAGGCAGAAGGAACTggaggaaggaggcagcagaactggggggaactggggagaagaaaggaggagggaggaaatggTGAAACGTGACAGAAAATGTGGGGCTGagggtgggaaaaggggaacGAAGAAGATGacaaggggacaggaggggacaaaGCAGCGCCCACCATCATCATCCCCCGTGTCGCCCATGTTCCCTCCCATGTACCCCTATGTCCCCACCGTGTCCCTCCAGGCTGCAGTGATGGACATGGACCCACTCAGCGAGGGGCTCTACGGGCGAGACCCCCTGAGACCACCGTGTGTGTCCGTGTCCCCCCGTCCCAGGGAcaaggtgctcccaggtgtccTTAAGGGAcacagtgtccctgtgtcctgcccAGTTCCCCCCTCAGGTCCCCCTGGGGGGAACCCACGGTTGGAGGTGGTGCTGAGGCAGATCCACAGCCTGAAGAAAG tGGAGCAGCACGAAGAGGCGCTGGAGGGGCTCTGGAAGCAGGCCCAGG aGTCACTGTGGAGAGCgcagctgcaggggaaggaTGTGGAGGCCAAAGGTCAGAG GcacaggaggctctgcctggagcagcagcaggacctggaagggacagagcagcagtgggagcagctccGACACCTGCGCCGGGGAcacag GTGGGAGTACTGCCAGCAGCTCGAGGCCATCACGGAGGAGCTCAAGCACATGTGGGACATGCAC ACCCCAGCCCACCTGGAGGCTGAACTGATGCACCTGGAGAAGATGCGGGAGAAGTGGCTGAGCTGGG AGCGCTGCCTGACGGAGGCCGAGGAGCACCTGGGAGCAGAGGTCCCCGTGGTCAT GGGATTGGTgcggcaggagcaggagggggcgGAGCAACGTCTGGAGGTGGAGCTGAGCCGGCGGCAGCTGAGCCTGCAGAGCCGAGACAG GttggcagaggagctgcaggagctgcagcgcCCCCTGGAGGCTCCGCCAGAGTGA